Proteins co-encoded in one Pseudomonas beijingensis genomic window:
- a CDS encoding YkgJ family cysteine cluster protein, translating to MMKPNLIAAAEIDRLDTWAKYSAPMCGSCVSSCCTLPVEVKIKDLIRIGIVDEFELGDPPKNIAKRLQKEGIVERYNQKSEIFTLQRMSNNDCLYLDRKSRLCTIYEKRPDTCRNHPRVGPRPGYCAYKPKEVERERNPRTLDKF from the coding sequence ATGATGAAGCCCAACCTGATCGCCGCCGCGGAGATCGACCGACTCGATACCTGGGCCAAGTACTCCGCCCCGATGTGCGGTTCCTGCGTGTCGAGCTGCTGCACGCTGCCGGTGGAGGTCAAGATCAAGGACCTGATCCGCATCGGTATCGTCGATGAGTTCGAACTGGGCGATCCGCCGAAGAACATCGCCAAGCGCCTGCAAAAGGAAGGGATCGTCGAGCGCTACAACCAGAAGTCGGAAATCTTCACGCTCCAGCGCATGAGCAACAACGATTGCCTTTATCTGGACCGCAAGAGCCGGTTGTGCACCATTTACGAGAAACGTCCGGACACCTGCCGCAACCATCCGCGGGTTGGACCGCGGCCGGGGTATTGCGCCTACAAGCCCAAGGAAGTGGAGCGCGAGCGCAATCCGCGGACGTTGGACAAATTCTGA